A genome region from Bordetella genomosp. 10 includes the following:
- the purN gene encoding phosphoribosylglycinamide formyltransferase, with protein MSSLVDACGREGWPADIVAVIANRPDAAGLAWARERGLPTAAVNHRDYDGREAFDAALATEIDRYAPDFVILAGFMRVLTPTFVNHYAGRLVNIHPSLLPAFPGLHTHAQALATGVRAHGCTVHFVTPLLDHGPIIAQGWVPVLAGDTPESLAERVLQVEHRVYPAAVRWLAEGRVSVTPDHRVEVRGEPDRLFGLAAG; from the coding sequence ATGAGCTCGCTGGTCGACGCCTGCGGGCGCGAGGGCTGGCCGGCCGACATCGTCGCCGTCATCGCCAACCGGCCGGACGCGGCCGGCCTGGCCTGGGCGCGCGAGCGCGGCCTGCCCACGGCCGCCGTCAACCACCGCGACTACGATGGCCGGGAGGCCTTCGACGCCGCCCTGGCCACGGAAATCGACCGCTATGCCCCGGATTTCGTCATCCTGGCCGGCTTCATGCGGGTGCTGACCCCCACTTTCGTCAACCACTACGCCGGCCGGCTGGTCAATATCCATCCGTCCCTGCTGCCCGCCTTCCCGGGCCTGCATACCCATGCCCAGGCGCTGGCGACGGGGGTGAGGGCGCACGGCTGCACCGTCCATTTCGTCACGCCGCTGCTGGATCACGGTCCCATCATCGCCCAGGGCTGGGTGCCCGTCCTGGCCGGCGACACGCCGGAATCCCTGGCCGAACGCGTGCTCCAGGTGGAGCATCGGGTCTACCCGGCGGCGGTGCGCTGGCTGGCCGAAGGCCGGGTGAGCGTGACCCCCGACCACCGGGTCGAAGTGCGAGGCGAGCCGGACCGGCTGTTCGGGCTGGCCGCCGGATAG
- a CDS encoding RsmB/NOP family class I SAM-dependent RNA methyltransferase: MLGEILQWAWPADATLSRWLRAHRELGSRDRAEVAEAVFDVLRNLRRYRQFGESGVGPASRRLAVLGLAATLGRAELEPGLAPAEADWLDHVANIDPASLPRAVRESLPDWLDERLGGLEDADALIEALNQQAPLDIRVNPMKADRDEVLAAMQNGPESRYLPQASAYSPWGIRLQGRPAVNRWPLFESGGIEVQDEGSQLLALLVAPRRGEMVIDFCAGAGGKTLLLGALMRSTGRLYAFDVSAARLTRAKPRFARSGLSNVVPVVIDGENDTRVKRLAGKAQRVLVDAPCSGIGTLRRNPDLKWRQHPDALAELCTLQSRILSSAARCVAPGGRLVYATCSLLPEENEAQAEIFLASHPDFERVDAAALLTARCDGLILAGPYVQLRPDVHGTDGFFAAVFERRKTPARAAEEEAEAVVKAAAALDAGEASTVGEEAGEEVEKVQVPEAGQPPAGKD, translated from the coding sequence GTGCTGGGAGAAATCCTCCAGTGGGCATGGCCGGCCGACGCGACGCTGTCGCGCTGGCTGCGCGCCCACCGCGAACTGGGTTCGCGCGACCGCGCCGAGGTCGCCGAGGCGGTATTCGACGTGCTGCGCAACCTGCGCCGCTACCGCCAGTTCGGCGAGAGCGGCGTCGGCCCGGCCTCGCGCCGGCTGGCGGTGCTGGGCCTGGCGGCGACGCTGGGCCGCGCGGAGCTGGAGCCCGGCCTGGCGCCGGCCGAGGCCGACTGGCTGGACCACGTCGCGAATATCGATCCCGCCTCCCTGCCGCGCGCCGTGCGCGAAAGCCTGCCGGACTGGCTGGACGAACGCCTGGGCGGCCTGGAAGACGCCGACGCGCTGATCGAGGCCCTGAACCAGCAGGCGCCCCTGGACATCCGCGTCAACCCGATGAAGGCCGACCGCGACGAAGTGCTGGCCGCGATGCAGAACGGCCCCGAGTCCCGCTACCTGCCGCAGGCGTCGGCGTATTCGCCCTGGGGCATCCGCCTGCAGGGCCGGCCGGCCGTCAACCGCTGGCCGCTGTTCGAATCCGGCGGCATCGAAGTCCAGGACGAGGGCAGCCAGTTGCTGGCCCTGCTGGTGGCGCCGCGCCGCGGCGAGATGGTCATCGATTTCTGCGCCGGCGCGGGCGGCAAGACCTTGCTGCTGGGCGCGCTGATGCGCTCCACCGGCCGCCTGTACGCCTTCGACGTATCGGCGGCGCGCCTGACCCGCGCCAAGCCGCGCTTTGCCCGCAGCGGCCTGTCCAACGTGGTTCCCGTCGTCATCGACGGCGAGAACGACACCCGCGTCAAGCGCCTGGCCGGCAAGGCCCAGCGCGTGCTGGTCGACGCGCCTTGCAGCGGCATCGGCACGCTGCGCCGCAATCCCGACCTCAAGTGGCGCCAGCATCCGGACGCCCTGGCCGAGCTGTGCACGCTGCAATCGCGCATCCTGTCGTCGGCCGCGCGTTGCGTCGCCCCCGGCGGCCGCCTGGTCTACGCCACCTGCAGCCTGCTGCCGGAGGAAAACGAGGCGCAGGCGGAAATCTTCCTGGCCTCGCATCCGGACTTCGAGCGCGTGGACGCCGCCGCCTTGCTGACGGCGCGCTGCGACGGCCTGATCCTGGCCGGGCCCTACGTCCAGTTGCGTCCCGACGTCCACGGCACCGACGGCTTCTTCGCGGCCGTCTTCGAACGCCGCAAGACGCCGGCGCGCGCCGCCGAGGAAGAGGCCGAGGCCGTCGTCAAGGCCGCCGCCGCGCTCGACGCCGGGGAGGCCAGCACCGTGGGCGAGGAGGCGGGCGAGGAAGTCGAAAAGGTCCAGGTTCCGGAGGCCGGCCAGCCTCCCGCCGGCAAGGACTGA
- a CDS encoding Bug family tripartite tricarboxylate transporter substrate binding protein — protein MNFGPIWRLVKKTALIAGLAASLNAHADDYPSRPVNLIVPYSAGGSSDAVARLIGQKMGEELKQSFIVENRAGAGATIGTAYAGRRGQEGYTLLLADNAQAVAPAMFSQLSYDAVKDFSMVGFIGDSRVMLFASKSSGIASLRDLLQKAKAQPGKFSVGTGQGSPSHLMTELFQARAGVKLQVIPYKGASAALADLMAGHIDLVLSNPASGAAYSASGKIAVLAQSGAKRDARFAEVPTFAESGVANFEASYWFALLAPSDIPGPALDTLKTALQATLKDASVHQKLDELGIDALDPRTAGGMEKVQAESALWKNVVSTSGIVTN, from the coding sequence ATGAATTTTGGACCCATCTGGCGTCTGGTCAAGAAAACGGCGTTGATCGCCGGCCTCGCGGCCTCGCTGAACGCGCATGCCGACGACTATCCCAGCCGGCCCGTCAATCTGATTGTGCCCTACTCCGCCGGCGGCAGCTCCGACGCGGTGGCCCGCCTGATCGGCCAGAAAATGGGCGAGGAGCTGAAGCAATCGTTCATCGTCGAGAACCGCGCGGGCGCCGGCGCCACCATAGGCACGGCATACGCGGGTCGGCGCGGGCAGGAGGGCTATACCCTGCTGCTCGCGGACAATGCCCAGGCCGTCGCGCCGGCCATGTTCAGCCAGCTTTCCTACGACGCGGTCAAGGACTTCTCCATGGTCGGCTTCATCGGCGATTCGCGGGTCATGCTGTTCGCCAGCAAGTCGTCCGGCATCGCGTCGCTGCGCGACCTGCTGCAAAAAGCGAAGGCGCAGCCCGGCAAATTCTCCGTCGGCACGGGCCAGGGCTCGCCCAGCCATCTCATGACGGAGCTCTTCCAGGCCCGGGCGGGCGTCAAGCTGCAAGTCATTCCCTACAAGGGCGCCTCCGCCGCGCTGGCCGACCTGATGGCCGGGCACATCGACCTGGTGCTCTCCAACCCCGCTTCCGGCGCCGCGTACAGCGCCAGCGGCAAGATCGCGGTGCTGGCCCAATCCGGCGCGAAACGCGACGCCCGCTTCGCCGAGGTGCCGACCTTCGCCGAGTCCGGCGTCGCCAACTTCGAGGCCAGCTACTGGTTCGCGCTGCTCGCGCCCAGCGATATTCCCGGGCCGGCGCTGGACACGCTGAAGACGGCGCTACAGGCGACGCTCAAGGATGCGTCCGTCCACCAGAAACTGGACGAACTGGGTATCGACGCCCTGGATCCCCGCACGGCCGGCGGCATGGAGAAAGTGCAGGCCGAGAGCGCCTTGTGGAAGAACGTGGTTTCCACCTCCGGCATCGTGACGAACTGA
- the coaBC gene encoding bifunctional phosphopantothenoylcysteine decarboxylase/phosphopantothenate--cysteine ligase CoaBC has product MQDLAQKRIVLGLTGGVACYKIAELVRRMTEQGATVDVVMTEAATQFITPVTMQALSGRPVFVSTWDARIANNMPHIDLSRGADAILVAPASTDFMAKLAHGMADDLLSTLCVARACPLLVVPAMNREMWANPATQRNAAQLVEDGIAILGPAAGDQACGEIGDGRMIEPHEILADLIAFFQPKPLAGKRVLLTAGPTVEPIDPVRVISNRSSGKTGYALARAAREAGAQVTLVSGPTSLPAPRGVDLYPVQTARQMHQAVMAQARQVDLFIAVAAVADWHVRNAAAQKMKKTEGGAGAPVLEFEPNPDILADVARLEGGPWCVGFAAETENLSEYAQAKRKRKNIPLLVGNLAHEVMDADDTRLVLFDEQGEHALPAAGKLDAARRLIAEIATRLPR; this is encoded by the coding sequence ATGCAAGATCTTGCCCAAAAACGCATTGTCCTCGGCCTCACCGGCGGCGTCGCCTGCTACAAGATCGCCGAGCTCGTCCGCCGCATGACCGAGCAAGGCGCCACCGTCGACGTGGTCATGACGGAGGCCGCCACCCAGTTCATCACGCCGGTGACCATGCAGGCCTTGTCCGGCCGGCCGGTCTTCGTCAGCACCTGGGACGCGCGCATCGCCAACAATATGCCGCACATCGACCTGAGCCGCGGCGCGGACGCCATCCTGGTCGCGCCCGCCAGCACCGATTTCATGGCCAAGCTGGCGCACGGCATGGCGGACGACCTGCTGTCCACGCTATGCGTGGCCCGCGCCTGTCCCCTCCTCGTGGTGCCGGCCATGAACCGGGAAATGTGGGCCAACCCCGCCACCCAGCGCAACGCCGCGCAACTGGTCGAGGACGGCATCGCCATCCTCGGCCCGGCGGCGGGCGACCAGGCGTGCGGCGAAATCGGCGACGGCCGCATGATCGAGCCCCATGAAATCCTGGCGGACCTCATCGCCTTCTTCCAGCCCAAGCCCCTGGCCGGCAAGCGCGTGCTGCTCACCGCCGGGCCCACGGTCGAGCCCATCGACCCGGTGCGGGTCATCAGCAACCGGTCCTCCGGCAAGACGGGCTACGCGCTGGCGCGCGCGGCGCGCGAAGCCGGCGCCCAGGTCACCCTGGTCAGCGGCCCGACCTCCCTGCCCGCGCCGCGCGGCGTCGACCTGTACCCCGTGCAGACCGCGCGGCAAATGCACCAGGCCGTCATGGCCCAGGCGCGCCAGGTCGATCTCTTCATCGCCGTGGCCGCGGTGGCGGACTGGCACGTCAGGAACGCCGCCGCGCAGAAGATGAAGAAGACCGAAGGCGGCGCCGGCGCGCCGGTGCTGGAATTCGAGCCGAACCCCGATATCCTCGCCGACGTCGCGCGCCTGGAGGGCGGCCCGTGGTGCGTGGGCTTCGCGGCGGAGACCGAAAACCTCTCCGAATACGCCCAGGCCAAGCGCAAGCGCAAGAACATCCCCCTGCTGGTCGGCAACCTCGCGCACGAGGTCATGGATGCCGACGACACCCGCCTGGTGCTGTTCGACGAGCAAGGCGAACATGCCCTGCCCGCCGCCGGCAAGCTGGACGCGGCGCGGCGGTTGATCGCGGAAATCGCGACACGCCTGCCGCGCTGA
- the lspA gene encoding signal peptidase II: MPDATPQPSAGRNPGLAESQGRPRGRGLGFWLAIALAIIVLDQATKLYLDQALTYAQRINVLPVFDLTLVYNQGAAFSFLASQPGWQRWFFTALGIVAALVIGFILRRTAGRQPRLSLALAMILGGALGNVIDRVAYGHVIDFLLFYWKDWYYPAFNLADVGITCGAILLVLDELLRMRKPKAA, from the coding sequence ATGCCTGACGCCACGCCGCAGCCGTCCGCCGGCCGGAACCCGGGCCTGGCCGAATCCCAGGGCCGCCCGCGCGGCCGGGGCCTGGGATTCTGGCTGGCGATCGCCCTGGCCATCATCGTCCTGGACCAGGCGACCAAGCTCTACCTGGACCAGGCCCTGACCTATGCCCAGCGCATCAACGTCCTGCCGGTCTTCGACCTGACCCTGGTCTACAACCAGGGGGCGGCGTTCAGCTTCCTGGCCAGCCAGCCGGGATGGCAGCGCTGGTTCTTCACGGCGCTGGGCATCGTCGCGGCGCTGGTGATCGGTTTCATCCTGCGCCGCACGGCGGGCCGCCAGCCGCGCCTGTCCCTGGCCCTGGCCATGATCCTGGGCGGCGCCCTGGGCAACGTGATCGACCGCGTGGCCTACGGCCACGTCATCGACTTCCTGCTGTTCTACTGGAAGGACTGGTACTACCCGGCCTTCAACCTGGCCGACGTCGGCATCACCTGCGGCGCAATCCTGCTCGTCCTGGACGAGCTGCTGCGGATGCGCAAGCCCAAGGCCGCCTGA
- the ileS gene encoding isoleucine--tRNA ligase, translating to MDSKKTLNLPDTSFPMRGDLARREPAWIAEWEENRVYQAIRAASKGRPRFVLHDGPPYANGDIHIGHAVNKILKDIIVKSRNMAGYDAHYVPGWDCHGMPIEIQIEKKYGKNLPVAEMQSKARAYALEQIDRQKKDFKRLGVLADWDRPYMTMRHANEANEIRVLGHIMEKGYVFRGLKPVNWCFDCGSALAEAEVEYADRVDPAVDVAFRFADKDALARAFGLPQVEDGAIVIWTTTPWTIPSNQALNLHPEIEYALVRATPAPANGPLLLLARERVEACLQQWGLQGEVIATAPGAKLDGIVFKHPLAHVDPGYDRVAPVYLGDYVTADSGTGVVHSAPAYGIEDFVSCKAHGMRDEDMLSPVMGDGRYAPGLPLFGGLSIWDANPKIIEALREAGSLMHVEKHKHSYMHCWRHKTPIIYRATNQWFAGMDVEPKDGGPTLRESALAGIDATAFYPAWGRARLHAMIANRPDWTLSRQRQWGVPMAFFVHKENGTLHPRTLELLEQIAQRVEEGGIEAWQSLDARELIGDDADLYEKSHDTLDVWFDSGSTHATVLGGKDGAYKGMHSEELGWPADLYLEGSDQHRGWFHSSLLTGCMLYGQPPYKALLTHGFVVDGQGRKMSKSVGNVIAPQKVSDSLGAEILRLWVASTDYSGELSISDEILKRVVESYRRIRNTLRFLLANVADFDATADAVPYAELTEIDRYALAMTAQMQAEVLANYENFDFHPAVSRLQTFCSEDLGAFYLDILKDRLYTTGKASKARRSAQTALVEITQALIKLMAPILSFTAEEAWKVLVDSALKHQADAARTTIFTEVFHLLPPLAEGDTLPAKWARLRAIRADVLRKLEEVRTAGNIGSSLQAEVDIDAAGEDLALLRSLGDDLRFVLIVSRADVHESADELDIRITPSTHAKCERCWHYRADVGTDKAHPLICGRCVSNLFGAGEKRDHA from the coding sequence ATGGACTCTAAAAAGACCCTCAACCTTCCCGACACCTCCTTCCCCATGCGGGGCGACCTCGCCAGGCGCGAGCCGGCCTGGATCGCCGAATGGGAGGAGAACCGCGTCTACCAGGCCATCCGGGCCGCCAGCAAGGGCCGCCCGCGCTTCGTGCTGCACGACGGCCCCCCCTACGCGAACGGCGATATCCACATCGGTCACGCGGTCAACAAGATCCTGAAGGACATCATCGTCAAGAGCCGCAACATGGCCGGCTACGACGCGCATTACGTGCCCGGCTGGGACTGCCACGGCATGCCCATCGAGATCCAGATCGAGAAGAAGTACGGCAAGAACCTGCCGGTGGCCGAGATGCAGTCGAAGGCGCGCGCCTACGCGCTGGAGCAGATCGACCGCCAGAAAAAGGACTTCAAGCGCCTGGGCGTGCTGGCCGACTGGGACCGTCCCTACATGACCATGCGCCATGCCAATGAGGCCAACGAGATCCGCGTGCTCGGCCACATCATGGAAAAGGGCTACGTGTTCCGTGGCCTGAAGCCGGTCAACTGGTGTTTCGACTGTGGCTCGGCGCTGGCCGAAGCCGAGGTCGAGTACGCCGACCGCGTCGACCCGGCGGTCGACGTGGCCTTCCGCTTCGCCGACAAGGACGCCCTGGCGCGCGCCTTCGGCCTGCCGCAAGTGGAAGACGGCGCCATCGTCATCTGGACCACCACGCCCTGGACCATCCCGTCGAACCAGGCGTTGAACCTGCATCCGGAAATCGAGTACGCGCTGGTGCGCGCGACGCCCGCGCCGGCCAACGGCCCGCTGCTGCTGCTGGCGCGCGAACGGGTCGAGGCCTGCCTGCAACAGTGGGGCCTGCAAGGCGAAGTCATCGCCACCGCGCCGGGCGCCAAGCTGGACGGCATCGTCTTCAAGCATCCGCTGGCGCACGTCGACCCCGGCTACGACCGCGTGGCGCCCGTCTACCTGGGCGACTACGTCACGGCCGACTCCGGCACCGGCGTGGTCCACTCGGCGCCGGCCTACGGTATCGAGGACTTCGTGTCCTGCAAGGCGCACGGCATGCGCGACGAAGACATGCTGAGCCCCGTCATGGGCGACGGCCGCTACGCCCCCGGCCTGCCGCTGTTCGGCGGGCTGTCGATCTGGGACGCCAATCCCAAGATCATCGAGGCGCTGCGCGAGGCCGGCTCGCTGATGCACGTCGAAAAGCACAAGCATAGCTACATGCACTGCTGGCGCCACAAGACGCCCATCATCTACCGGGCCACCAACCAGTGGTTCGCGGGCATGGACGTCGAGCCGAAGGACGGCGGCCCCACCCTGCGCGAATCGGCGCTGGCCGGCATCGACGCCACCGCCTTCTATCCCGCCTGGGGCCGCGCCCGCCTGCACGCCATGATCGCCAACCGGCCGGACTGGACGCTATCGCGCCAGCGCCAGTGGGGCGTGCCCATGGCCTTCTTCGTGCACAAGGAAAACGGCACGCTGCATCCGCGCACGCTCGAACTGCTGGAGCAGATCGCGCAGCGCGTCGAAGAAGGCGGCATCGAGGCCTGGCAATCGCTGGATGCGCGCGAGCTGATCGGCGACGACGCGGATCTCTACGAAAAGAGCCATGACACGCTGGACGTGTGGTTCGACTCCGGCAGCACCCATGCCACCGTGCTGGGCGGCAAGGACGGGGCCTACAAGGGCATGCACAGCGAAGAGCTGGGGTGGCCGGCGGACCTGTACCTGGAAGGTTCGGACCAGCATCGCGGCTGGTTCCATTCCTCGCTGCTGACCGGCTGCATGCTCTACGGCCAGCCGCCCTACAAGGCGCTGCTGACGCACGGCTTCGTGGTCGACGGCCAGGGCCGCAAGATGAGCAAGTCGGTCGGCAACGTCATCGCGCCGCAGAAGGTCTCCGATTCCCTGGGCGCGGAAATCCTGCGCCTGTGGGTGGCGTCGACCGACTACTCGGGCGAACTGTCGATCTCCGACGAAATCCTCAAGCGCGTGGTGGAGAGCTATCGCCGCATCCGCAACACACTGCGCTTCCTGCTGGCCAACGTCGCCGATTTCGACGCCACGGCCGACGCCGTGCCCTACGCCGAGCTGACGGAAATCGACCGCTACGCGCTGGCGATGACGGCGCAGATGCAGGCCGAGGTGCTGGCCAACTACGAGAATTTCGACTTCCACCCGGCGGTTTCCCGCCTGCAAACCTTCTGTTCCGAGGACCTGGGCGCCTTCTACCTGGACATCCTCAAGGACCGCCTCTACACCACCGGCAAGGCCAGCAAGGCGCGCCGCTCGGCCCAGACCGCCCTGGTGGAGATCACCCAGGCGCTGATCAAGCTGATGGCGCCCATCCTGTCCTTCACGGCGGAAGAAGCCTGGAAAGTGCTGGTCGATTCGGCGCTGAAGCACCAGGCCGACGCCGCCCGCACCACCATCTTCACCGAGGTCTTCCACCTGCTGCCGCCGCTGGCCGAGGGCGACACGCTGCCGGCCAAGTGGGCGCGCCTGCGCGCCATACGCGCCGACGTCCTGCGCAAGCTGGAGGAAGTGCGGACGGCCGGCAACATCGGCTCCTCGCTACAGGCCGAAGTCGACATCGACGCGGCGGGCGAAGACCTGGCGCTGCTGCGCAGCCTGGGCGACGACCTGCGCTTCGTGCTGATCGTCTCGCGCGCCGACGTCCACGAAAGCGCCGACGAGCTCGATATCCGCATCACGCCGTCGACGCACGCCAAGTGCGAACGCTGCTGGCACTACCGCGCCGACGTGGGCACCGACAAGGCGCATCCGCTGATCTGCGGCCGCTGCGTCAGCAACCTGTTCGGCGCCGGAGAGAAACGCGACCATGCCTGA
- a CDS encoding LysR substrate-binding domain-containing protein has translation MRSSNTFPLQRMPSLRSLLVFDTVARHLNQVRAAESLSLTQSALSRQIKALEDHLGVALFERNSRGLKFTQEGELLYDFTRRSFELLNEGLGRLVLDVERQTLVVSAARSYAERVLAPRLGDFVRAHPWIDVRIDVHRYYADIEASGADISVRLGDGNWPGYDALRLSEDGLIPVCAPAVAQALRGGEPGDVAGHLVFRNVERDYVEQWNRCNAQAAFVNEHAVLKFNDSTTLLSALEAGQGVTVARMSLVADALARGVLVRLWSGEARDDLDYYAISAQRTAHRSATVLFMEWLRETLIRPRAGA, from the coding sequence ATGCGTTCCTCGAATACCTTCCCGCTACAGCGCATGCCCTCCCTGCGTTCCCTGCTGGTGTTCGACACCGTGGCGCGGCATCTGAACCAGGTCCGCGCGGCGGAAAGCCTGTCCTTGACGCAGAGCGCATTGAGCCGCCAGATCAAGGCGCTGGAGGATCACCTGGGCGTGGCCCTGTTCGAACGCAATTCGCGAGGCTTGAAGTTCACGCAGGAAGGCGAACTGCTGTACGACTTCACGCGGCGCTCCTTCGAACTGCTCAACGAAGGCCTGGGCCGGCTGGTGCTCGACGTCGAGCGGCAGACGCTGGTGGTTTCCGCCGCGCGCAGCTACGCCGAGCGCGTGCTGGCGCCCCGGCTGGGCGATTTCGTCCGCGCCCATCCATGGATCGACGTGCGCATCGACGTGCACCGCTACTACGCGGATATCGAAGCCTCGGGCGCGGATATTTCCGTGCGGCTGGGAGACGGCAACTGGCCCGGGTACGACGCGCTGCGCTTGTCGGAAGACGGCTTGATTCCGGTGTGCGCGCCCGCCGTCGCGCAGGCCTTGCGCGGCGGCGAGCCCGGCGACGTCGCCGGGCATCTCGTCTTCCGCAACGTGGAGCGCGACTATGTCGAACAATGGAATCGATGCAACGCGCAGGCCGCGTTCGTGAACGAGCATGCCGTCTTGAAGTTCAACGACTCCACGACCCTGCTGTCCGCGCTGGAGGCGGGGCAGGGCGTCACGGTGGCGCGCATGTCGCTGGTCGCGGACGCGCTGGCGCGCGGCGTGCTCGTGCGCCTGTGGTCGGGGGAGGCCAGGGACGACCTGGATTACTACGCCATCAGCGCGCAGCGCACCGCCCACCGCAGCGCGACGGTCCTGTTCATGGAATGGCTGCGGGAGACCCTGATCCGCCCGCGCGCGGGCGCGTGA
- a CDS encoding aminotransferase class V-fold PLP-dependent enzyme, translating to MNHPAQDTQDIPHAPTFEQTRHRFPGALDKVYMDVASRGLILGSARDLAARHLQDRIEGIADKKHYFALVEAARGKFARLIGADADEIAITKNVSEGLNIVAGALAWESGDEVVLCSAVEHPNNIYAWRNLEARGVIVTDLPADGGAFPTAAALEHLSRPGRAPKVMTVSGTSFKPGFRADLEALSRACEQRGTLFVVDAAQSVGIAHLDVAAQPIGALAASTQKGLCALYGMGFLYVRRAWADRMRPQGLARFGVDIVAQHEADYDPGAIRYRDAALRFDLGNYNFLAAALVGESLDLLLSHGTRRIDDYVTGLSRRLADGLQEAGAAVVRHASARPSNIVCVDFRGDARRAAGVLDGLKARKVHATVRGSLLRYSLHLYNNQDDVDAAVAATRAALADTGGHRP from the coding sequence ATGAACCATCCCGCCCAAGACACGCAAGACATCCCGCACGCGCCCACCTTCGAACAAACCCGGCACAGGTTTCCGGGCGCGCTCGACAAGGTCTACATGGACGTCGCCAGCCGCGGCCTGATCCTGGGCAGCGCCAGGGACCTGGCCGCCCGGCACCTGCAAGACCGCATCGAAGGCATCGCGGACAAGAAACATTACTTCGCGCTGGTCGAAGCCGCGCGCGGGAAATTCGCGCGGCTCATCGGCGCCGACGCGGACGAGATCGCCATTACGAAGAACGTTTCCGAAGGACTCAATATCGTCGCCGGCGCGCTGGCGTGGGAAAGCGGCGATGAAGTGGTGCTTTGTTCGGCGGTCGAGCACCCCAACAACATCTATGCCTGGCGCAACCTGGAGGCCCGCGGCGTCATCGTGACGGACCTGCCCGCCGACGGCGGCGCCTTTCCCACCGCGGCCGCCCTCGAACATCTGTCCCGCCCCGGCCGCGCCCCGAAGGTCATGACGGTCTCCGGCACCTCGTTCAAGCCGGGCTTCCGGGCCGACCTGGAGGCCTTGTCCCGCGCCTGCGAGCAGCGCGGCACCCTGTTCGTCGTGGACGCGGCGCAGTCCGTGGGCATCGCGCACCTGGACGTGGCCGCCCAGCCCATCGGGGCGCTCGCGGCGAGCACGCAGAAAGGGCTTTGCGCCTTGTACGGCATGGGTTTCCTGTACGTGCGGCGCGCCTGGGCGGACAGGATGCGGCCGCAGGGCCTGGCGCGCTTCGGCGTCGACATCGTCGCGCAGCACGAGGCCGATTACGATCCCGGCGCCATCCGCTACCGCGACGCCGCGCTGCGCTTCGACCTGGGCAACTACAACTTCCTGGCCGCCGCGCTGGTGGGGGAAAGCCTGGACCTGCTGCTGTCGCACGGGACGCGGCGCATCGACGATTACGTGACGGGCCTGTCCAGGCGCCTGGCGGATGGCCTGCAAGAAGCGGGCGCCGCCGTCGTGCGCCATGCGAGCGCCCGGCCGTCGAACATCGTCTGCGTCGATTTCCGGGGCGACGCGCGGCGCGCGGCCGGCGTCCTCGACGGCCTGAAAGCGCGCAAGGTCCACGCCACGGTGCGGGGCAGCCTGCTGCGCTACTCCTTGCACCTCTACAACAACCAGGACGACGTCGACGCCGCGGTGGCCGCCACCCGCGCCGCCCTGGCCGACACCGGCGGCCACCGGCCCTAG
- a CDS encoding bifunctional riboflavin kinase/FAD synthetase, with protein MKPSLHIFRSLPPPAARRPCALTIGNFDGVHRGHQAMLARLRGISLEHGLTPTVMTFEPHPREYFAKLNQRPELAPTRISGLRDKLDALARAGVEQVVVERFNARLADMEPETFVERLLVRGLGARRVLVGPDFRYGRKRRGDVEQLVAAGVRYDFQVEILEDVTDTHGHRISSSEVRTALAVGDLARAGDLLGHAYHLSGHVIHGQKLGRTLGFPTLNLRVAERCAARSGIYVVRVHGLADRALPAVASLGVRPTVQDHGRVLLEAHLLDERVDAYGKLVRVEFLHKLRDEEKFPDLPTLTAAIADDARNARAYFAVHGL; from the coding sequence GTGAAACCATCGCTGCATATTTTCCGCTCCCTGCCCCCGCCCGCCGCGCGCCGGCCCTGCGCCCTGACCATCGGCAATTTCGACGGGGTCCACCGGGGACATCAAGCCATGCTGGCGCGCCTGCGCGGCATCAGCCTGGAACACGGCCTGACGCCCACGGTCATGACCTTCGAGCCGCATCCGCGCGAGTATTTCGCCAAGCTGAACCAGCGCCCGGAACTGGCCCCGACCCGGATTTCCGGCCTGCGCGACAAGCTGGACGCCCTGGCCCGCGCCGGGGTCGAGCAGGTGGTGGTCGAGCGTTTCAACGCCCGGCTGGCCGACATGGAGCCCGAAACCTTCGTGGAACGCCTGCTGGTGCGCGGCCTGGGCGCGCGCCGGGTGCTGGTCGGGCCGGATTTCCGCTATGGCCGCAAGCGCCGGGGCGACGTCGAGCAACTGGTCGCCGCGGGCGTCCGCTACGACTTCCAGGTGGAAATCCTGGAGGACGTCACCGACACCCACGGCCACCGTATTTCCAGTTCCGAGGTGCGCACGGCCCTCGCCGTCGGCGACCTGGCCCGGGCCGGCGACCTGCTGGGCCACGCCTACCACCTGAGCGGCCACGTCATCCACGGCCAGAAACTGGGCCGCACCCTGGGATTCCCCACCCTGAACCTGCGCGTGGCCGAGCGCTGCGCCGCCCGCTCCGGGATCTACGTGGTGCGCGTGCACGGCCTGGCCGACCGCGCCCTGCCCGCCGTCGCCAGCCTGGGCGTGCGCCCCACCGTCCAGGACCACGGCCGCGTGCTGCTCGAAGCACACCTGCTCGACGAGCGCGTGGACGCATACGGTAAACTCGTGCGGGTTGAATTCCTGCACAAGCTGCGGGACGAAGAAAAGTTCCCCGATCTCCCCACCCTGACCGCCGCCATCGCCGACGACGCGCGTAATGCACGCGCCTATTTTGCCGTTCATGGACTCTAA